One window from the genome of Pseudonocardia hierapolitana encodes:
- a CDS encoding YggS family pyridoxal phosphate-dependent enzyme: MVDVDRREELGRRLAAVQERIEAACAAAGRDPASVELLAVTKTVPAEDVATLLDLGLTAFAENRVQEAEAKVTAVAALRPQARPRWHLVGSLQRNKARSVVRWADRVESVDSIRLADALDAAVQREQETGGRTDRLPILLQYSVDGDPLRGGVPREGLLPLAEHVATCAGLQLAGLMAVAPLGADPDAAFADVAAAASGLRDRFPQATVLSAGMSGDLEAAIRHGSGVVRVGTALVGERPLTSR; encoded by the coding sequence ATGGTGGACGTGGATCGACGTGAGGAGCTCGGGCGGCGGCTCGCCGCGGTGCAGGAGCGGATCGAGGCGGCATGCGCCGCCGCAGGTCGGGATCCGGCCTCGGTGGAGCTGCTCGCGGTGACCAAGACGGTGCCGGCCGAGGACGTCGCGACACTGCTGGACCTCGGGCTCACCGCGTTCGCGGAGAACCGCGTGCAGGAGGCCGAGGCGAAGGTCACCGCCGTGGCCGCGCTGCGCCCGCAGGCGCGTCCGCGCTGGCATCTGGTCGGGAGCCTGCAGCGGAACAAGGCCCGGTCCGTGGTGCGCTGGGCCGATCGGGTGGAGTCGGTGGATTCCATCCGCCTTGCGGACGCTCTGGATGCGGCCGTACAGCGCGAACAGGAGACCGGTGGGCGCACCGATCGGTTACCGATTCTGCTGCAGTACAGCGTCGACGGTGACCCACTGCGAGGAGGGGTGCCCCGAGAGGGCCTCCTCCCTCTCGCCGAACACGTCGCCACGTGCGCCGGGCTGCAGCTCGCCGGGTTGATGGCGGTGGCCCCGCTCGGTGCCGACCCGGATGCCGCGTTCGCGGACGTCGCCGCGGCGGCTTCCGGGCTCCGTGACCGGTTTCCGCAGGCCACGGTCCTCTCGGCCGGGATGAGCGGCGATCTCGAGGCCGCGATCCGGCATGGTTCCGGCGTCGTGCGTGTCGGAACGGCCCTTGTGGGGGAACGACCGTTAACCTCGCGGTGA
- the pgeF gene encoding peptidoglycan editing factor PgeF: MRVRRVVSTRAGGRSRGGHASFNLSALVGDDPAAVAANRARLRRELGVPVVFLEQVHGTRVATIDTVPAADAADVPATDAVVTALPGVGIAVLAADCVPVLLADPAAGVVGAAHAGRAGAAAGVLPATVAAMEALGARRDALEVLLGPAICGGCYEVPAAMRAEVDALLPGSAVRTRRGTPGLDLRAGLYHQLTELGVARIGGDPRCTRETPELYSHRRDPRSGRHAAITWLDPR; the protein is encoded by the coding sequence ATCCGCGTCCGGCGGGTGGTGAGCACCCGGGCGGGCGGGCGCTCACGCGGCGGCCACGCCTCGTTCAACCTCTCCGCGCTCGTCGGGGACGACCCGGCGGCCGTCGCCGCCAACCGCGCCCGGCTGCGGCGCGAGCTCGGGGTGCCGGTTGTGTTCCTCGAGCAGGTGCACGGCACCCGGGTGGCCACGATCGACACGGTGCCCGCCGCCGACGCTGCCGACGTGCCCGCCACCGATGCCGTCGTCACCGCGCTGCCCGGCGTGGGGATCGCCGTGCTGGCCGCCGATTGCGTGCCGGTGCTGCTCGCCGATCCCGCCGCCGGGGTCGTCGGGGCCGCGCACGCGGGGCGCGCGGGAGCCGCCGCCGGGGTGCTGCCCGCCACCGTGGCCGCCATGGAGGCGCTCGGCGCGCGCCGGGACGCCCTCGAGGTGCTGCTCGGCCCGGCGATCTGCGGCGGGTGCTACGAGGTGCCCGCCGCGATGCGCGCCGAGGTGGACGCGCTCCTCCCCGGCAGCGCCGTACGCACCCGGCGGGGCACGCCGGGACTGGACCTGCGCGCCGGGCTCTACCACCAGCTCACCGAGCTCGGGGTGGCCCGCATCGGTGGTGACCCGCGCTGCACGCGGGAGACCCCTGAGCTGTACAGCCATCGCCGCGACCCGCGCAGCGGCCGCCATGCCGCGATCACCTGGCTGGACCCCCGATGA
- the ftsZ gene encoding cell division protein FtsZ has protein sequence MTPPHNYLAVIKVVGIGGGGVNAVNRMIEVGLKGVEFIAVNTDAQALLMSDADVKLDIGRELTRGLGAGANPEVGRKAAEDHREEIEEVLKGADMVFVTAGEGGGTGTGGAPVVASIARKLGALTIGVVTRPFTFEGRRRAGQAEDGIQSLRNECDTLIVIPNDRLLQLGDVGVSLMDAFRSADEVLLSGVQGITNLITTPGLINLDFADVKSVMSGAGSALMGIGSSRGEGRAVQAAGKAINSPLLEASMDGAQGVLLSIAGGSDLGLFEINEAASLVQEAAHPEANIIFGTVIDDSLGDEVRVTVIAAGFEAGGPTHKKLEPAAFKSQEKPSSGVIAAGVSGTTSPGNGNGGAPAGGNGSAPTSTPGGAPTAPSTPAAPAASAAPSVAPNGNGAGNGSGNGSAAAQSAPYAGARVPAAQPAPSQPSTPNQAGTLPPAAPPATGTYAAVQRQTEAPRREPGYDAVPEPQRPHVSERSPAPLYTQPVDVTDLDDDVDVPPFMKR, from the coding sequence ATGACGCCCCCGCACAACTACCTGGCCGTGATAAAGGTCGTCGGCATCGGTGGCGGCGGCGTCAACGCCGTCAACCGCATGATCGAGGTCGGCCTGAAGGGCGTCGAGTTCATCGCGGTGAACACGGACGCACAGGCCCTGCTGATGTCCGACGCCGACGTCAAGCTGGACATCGGCCGGGAGCTCACGCGCGGCCTCGGTGCCGGCGCCAACCCCGAGGTCGGCCGCAAGGCCGCCGAGGACCACCGCGAGGAGATCGAGGAGGTCCTCAAGGGGGCCGACATGGTCTTCGTCACCGCCGGCGAGGGCGGTGGCACCGGCACCGGCGGTGCGCCCGTCGTCGCGTCGATCGCGCGCAAGCTCGGCGCGCTGACGATCGGTGTGGTCACGCGGCCGTTCACGTTCGAGGGCCGCCGTCGCGCCGGGCAGGCCGAGGACGGCATCCAGTCGCTGCGCAACGAGTGCGACACGCTCATCGTCATCCCCAACGACCGGCTGCTGCAGCTCGGCGACGTGGGCGTCTCGCTGATGGACGCGTTCCGCTCGGCCGACGAGGTGCTGCTCTCCGGTGTGCAGGGCATCACGAACCTGATCACCACCCCCGGTCTGATCAACCTCGACTTCGCCGACGTCAAGTCGGTCATGTCCGGCGCGGGCAGCGCGCTGATGGGCATCGGCTCCTCCCGCGGGGAGGGCCGCGCCGTGCAGGCGGCGGGCAAGGCGATCAACTCGCCGCTGCTCGAGGCGTCGATGGACGGCGCTCAGGGCGTGCTGCTCTCGATCGCGGGCGGCTCCGACCTGGGCCTGTTCGAGATCAACGAGGCCGCCTCGCTGGTCCAGGAGGCGGCGCACCCCGAGGCCAACATCATCTTCGGCACCGTGATCGACGACTCGCTCGGCGACGAGGTCCGCGTCACCGTCATCGCAGCCGGCTTCGAGGCGGGCGGGCCCACGCACAAGAAGCTCGAACCCGCCGCGTTCAAGTCCCAGGAGAAGCCCTCGTCCGGCGTGATCGCCGCAGGCGTGAGCGGCACCACGTCGCCCGGGAACGGGAACGGCGGCGCACCCGCCGGAGGGAACGGCTCGGCGCCCACCTCCACACCCGGCGGTGCCCCCACGGCGCCGTCCACCCCGGCGGCACCGGCAGCGAGCGCCGCTCCGAGCGTGGCCCCGAACGGCAACGGTGCGGGCAACGGCAGCGGCAACGGTTCCGCCGCCGCGCAGTCCGCCCCCTACGCCGGGGCACGCGTGCCCGCCGCGCAGCCGGCACCGAGCCAGCCGTCCACGCCGAACCAGGCCGGCACCCTCCCGCCGGCGGCCCCGCCCGCCACCGGCACCTACGCGGCCGTGCAGCGCCAGACCGAGGCGCCGCGCCGGGAGCCCGGGTACGACGCGGTGCCCGAGCCCCAGCGTCCGCACGTGAGCGAGCGCTCCCCGGCGCCCCTCTACACACAGCCGGTGGACGTCACGGACCTCGACGACGACGTGGACGTCCCGCCGTTCATGAAGAGGTGA
- a CDS encoding cell division protein FtsQ/DivIB, which translates to MNRPGRGRRAVADRPPPREPERAHPRLASKARYRRRRLAALLIGLLLLVGLGLGGRVLLYDAGLFDVEAVEVIGLVTVPEADVLDAAAVPAGAPLAAVDTWGVATRVAALPPVESVHVGRSWPHTITVTVTERVPVATVSTAQGPALVDRSGVVYRGAPAPGLPRLTTTPRSGDPATLAAVAVLTSLPDTLRAQVETAGASVVAPGAPGQVTLRLVEGREVRWGTPERAEEKTIALTALLTQPGTVYDVTSPDLPTIRR; encoded by the coding sequence ATGAACCGCCCGGGCCGTGGGCGGCGCGCGGTGGCGGACCGGCCCCCGCCCCGTGAACCGGAGCGGGCCCATCCCCGCCTGGCGTCGAAGGCGCGCTACCGGCGCCGCCGCCTGGCCGCCCTGCTGATCGGGCTGCTGCTCCTCGTCGGCCTCGGCCTCGGCGGCCGCGTGCTGCTGTACGACGCAGGCCTGTTCGACGTCGAGGCGGTGGAGGTCATCGGCCTCGTCACGGTGCCGGAGGCGGACGTCCTCGACGCGGCCGCCGTGCCGGCCGGAGCCCCGCTCGCGGCCGTCGACACGTGGGGCGTGGCCACGCGGGTGGCCGCGCTGCCCCCGGTGGAGTCGGTGCACGTCGGGAGGTCGTGGCCGCACACGATCACCGTCACGGTCACGGAACGGGTGCCGGTGGCGACCGTCTCCACCGCGCAGGGGCCCGCCCTCGTCGACCGCTCCGGTGTCGTCTACCGGGGCGCGCCCGCACCCGGCCTGCCCCGGCTGACGACCACGCCGCGCTCCGGCGACCCGGCGACCCTCGCCGCGGTGGCCGTGCTCACGTCCCTGCCCGACACCCTGCGCGCGCAGGTCGAGACCGCGGGTGCGAGCGTCGTGGCCCCGGGCGCGCCGGGCCAGGTCACGCTGCGCCTCGTGGAGGGCAGGGAGGTCCGCTGGGGCACCCCGGAGCGGGCCGAGGAGAAGACGATCGCCCTCACCGCGCTGCTCACGCAGCCCGGCACGGTCTACGACGTGACGAGCCCTGACCTCCCCACGATCCGCCGCTGA
- the murC gene encoding UDP-N-acetylmuramate--L-alanine ligase, producing the protein MSEPVSEPPARTELEKRVHLIGIGGAGMSGIARILLARGAAVSGSDAKDSRTVLALRALGADVSVGHDAAHLPEPPATVVVSSAIREGNPELAAARERGLPVVHRARALAALTEGRRLAAVTGTAGKTSTTSMLTVALQHCGLDPSFAIGGDLAASGSGAHEGSGDVFVVEADESDASFLAFSPTVAVVTNVEADHLDHYGSAEAYVAAFDEFLGRIVPGGTLVTCLDDPGAAALASRAQERGIRVRRYGRAAGADARLVDFRPDGTGARVVLAHDGREHLLRLAVPGEHMALNALAALLAGVELGAEADALLAGLAVFDGVRRRFEFRGRAAGVAVYDDYAHHPSKVAAQLRAARQVVDGQAEGRGRVVVAFQPHLYSRTRDFAAEFAEALGLADEVVVLDVYGAREDPQPGVSGALIADAVPLPAERVRFVPRWEDVPAVVAGIAAAGDLVITMGAGDVTVLAPEILLELEKRES; encoded by the coding sequence ATGAGCGAACCTGTGAGCGAACCACCTGCGCGGACCGAGCTCGAGAAGCGCGTGCACCTGATCGGGATCGGCGGTGCCGGGATGAGCGGCATCGCGCGGATCCTGCTGGCCAGGGGCGCGGCCGTGTCCGGTTCGGACGCGAAGGACTCCCGCACCGTTCTGGCGCTGCGCGCGCTGGGCGCCGACGTCTCCGTCGGGCACGACGCCGCGCACCTGCCGGAGCCGCCCGCCACCGTGGTGGTGTCGTCCGCGATCCGGGAGGGCAACCCGGAGCTCGCCGCCGCCCGCGAGCGGGGCCTTCCGGTCGTGCACCGCGCCCGGGCGCTCGCCGCGCTCACCGAGGGGCGCCGGCTCGCCGCCGTCACCGGCACGGCCGGCAAGACCTCGACCACGTCGATGCTCACCGTCGCGCTGCAGCACTGCGGGCTCGACCCGTCGTTCGCCATCGGTGGCGACCTCGCCGCGTCCGGGTCGGGCGCCCACGAGGGCAGCGGCGACGTGTTCGTCGTGGAGGCCGACGAGAGCGACGCGTCGTTCCTCGCCTTCTCGCCCACCGTGGCGGTCGTGACGAACGTGGAGGCCGACCACCTCGACCACTACGGCAGCGCGGAGGCCTACGTCGCCGCGTTCGACGAGTTCCTGGGGCGGATCGTGCCCGGCGGGACGCTCGTGACCTGCCTGGACGACCCGGGCGCCGCCGCACTCGCCTCCCGCGCGCAGGAGCGGGGCATCCGGGTGCGCCGCTACGGCCGCGCCGCCGGTGCCGACGCGCGGCTCGTCGACTTCCGCCCCGACGGGACGGGCGCGCGCGTCGTGCTGGCCCACGATGGCCGCGAGCACCTCCTGCGCCTCGCCGTGCCCGGCGAGCACATGGCGCTCAACGCGCTCGCCGCGCTGCTCGCGGGCGTCGAGCTCGGGGCCGAGGCCGATGCGCTGCTCGCCGGGCTCGCCGTGTTCGACGGCGTGCGGCGGCGGTTCGAGTTCCGCGGCCGGGCCGCGGGCGTGGCGGTGTACGACGACTACGCACACCACCCGAGCAAGGTCGCGGCGCAGCTGCGGGCCGCGCGCCAGGTGGTGGACGGCCAGGCCGAGGGCCGGGGCCGCGTGGTGGTGGCGTTCCAGCCGCACCTCTACTCCCGAACCCGCGACTTCGCCGCCGAGTTCGCCGAGGCGCTCGGGCTCGCCGACGAGGTGGTCGTGCTCGACGTGTACGGCGCGCGGGAGGACCCGCAGCCGGGGGTGAGCGGGGCGCTGATCGCCGACGCCGTGCCGCTGCCGGCCGAGCGCGTGCGGTTCGTGCCCCGCTGGGAGGACGTGCCGGCCGTCGTCGCCGGGATCGCCGCGGCGGGCGACCTCGTCATCACGATGGGCGCCGGCGACGTCACCGTGCTGGCACCGGAGATCCTCCTGGAACTGGAGAAGCGGGAGTCGTGA
- the murG gene encoding undecaprenyldiphospho-muramoylpentapeptide beta-N-acetylglucosaminyltransferase gives MTGPSIVVAGGGSGGHIEPALAFADAVRVLRPDARITALGTEKGLDTTLIPARGYPLELIPPVPLPRKPTADLLRLPGKVRGAVTRVREVLAAVGAQVVVGFGGYVALPAYLGARGRVPIVVHEANARAGLANKVGARFADIVAVAVPGSGLPGERVVGMPLRRSITALDRQGLRAQARQFFGLPPQGPVLLVFGGSLGARTLNTAVAAALPELLRAGIAVLHAHGKGGEPAPPAPGYLGVPYIERMDLAYAAADAVLCRAGATTVAEVSAVGLPAVYVPLPHGNGEQSLNARPVVAAGGGVLVDDADLTGERVAAELVPLLHDARRLAEAGAAARSSGHADAADTLARMVLELVGATPEPATQVLPPWRDR, from the coding sequence ATGACCGGGCCGTCGATAGTCGTCGCGGGCGGGGGGAGCGGCGGGCACATCGAGCCCGCGCTCGCCTTCGCCGACGCCGTGCGCGTGCTGCGGCCGGACGCGCGCATCACCGCACTGGGCACGGAGAAGGGCCTCGACACCACGCTCATCCCGGCCCGCGGCTACCCCCTCGAGCTGATCCCGCCGGTGCCGCTGCCGCGCAAGCCGACCGCCGACCTGCTGCGCCTGCCGGGCAAGGTCCGCGGCGCCGTCACGCGGGTCCGTGAGGTGCTCGCCGCGGTCGGTGCCCAGGTGGTGGTGGGGTTCGGCGGTTACGTCGCGCTGCCCGCGTACCTGGGCGCCCGCGGCCGGGTGCCGATCGTCGTGCACGAGGCGAACGCCCGCGCCGGGCTGGCCAACAAGGTGGGCGCCCGGTTCGCCGACATCGTCGCGGTGGCGGTGCCGGGCAGCGGGCTGCCCGGCGAGCGGGTGGTGGGGATGCCGCTGCGGCGGTCCATCACCGCGCTGGACCGCCAGGGTCTGCGTGCGCAGGCCCGGCAGTTTTTCGGCCTCCCGCCGCAGGGGCCGGTGCTGCTCGTGTTCGGCGGCTCGCTCGGCGCCCGCACGCTCAACACCGCCGTGGCGGCCGCGCTGCCCGAGCTGCTGCGGGCCGGTATCGCGGTGCTGCACGCGCACGGCAAGGGCGGCGAGCCGGCCCCGCCCGCGCCGGGCTACCTCGGCGTGCCCTACATCGAGCGGATGGACCTCGCCTACGCCGCGGCCGACGCCGTGCTCTGCCGGGCGGGCGCCACCACCGTCGCGGAGGTCTCGGCCGTGGGACTGCCCGCCGTCTACGTGCCGCTGCCGCACGGCAACGGTGAGCAGTCGCTCAACGCCCGGCCGGTGGTCGCCGCGGGCGGTGGGGTGCTGGTCGACGACGCCGACCTCACGGGGGAGCGGGTGGCCGCCGAGCTCGTGCCGCTCCTGCACGACGCGCGGCGGCTGGCCGAGGCCGGGGCCGCCGCCCGCTCGTCGGGGCACGCCGACGCCGCCGACACGCTCGCCCGCATGGTGCTGGAGCTGGTGGGCGCCACCCCGGAGCCGGCGACGCAGGTGCTGCCGCCGTGGAGGGACCGATGA
- the ftsW gene encoding putative lipid II flippase FtsW: MTVPWPRAGDRAAGRERSRSVRTASKGTAAKSAAAKGTGAKGTGAKGTATKGTGAKGTATKGTATKGTGAKGTAGRSAAARGTARPASKGVTDAFRGRFGVRPNGVRLAVARTAAALGQWLRRPLTSLHLVLGVFGLLTLFGLVMVLSASSVEALTADGSSYSVFTRQLMFCVPGLLMFWLGLRISPRRLRSLAPAALVVGALALVAVLFVGETRNGSRAWFAIGTFSVQPSEAVKVALTLWGAHVLVARRAVMHRWKYALSPVVPVTVVLLTLLVLQPDLGMTISLGIVLVALLYFGGAPMRLILALSSGAVGGAIVLALTAEYRMSRITAFLSPESADLQQAGFQARQALYSLADGGLFGQGLGQGRAKWSYLPNAHNDFIFAIVAEELGFIGAFAVLALFATLAYTGFRIAARSVDPWLRLVVATSTTWLVTQAAINIGYVVGLLPVTGLQLPLISSGGTSLVVTMFVFGVLANAARHEPEAIAALKQHGDGHIARLLQLPPPQPYRAPVQRGRVR, translated from the coding sequence GTGACCGTGCCGTGGCCGCGCGCCGGGGACCGGGCCGCCGGCAGGGAGCGGAGCCGGTCGGTGCGCACGGCGTCGAAGGGGACGGCGGCGAAGAGCGCAGCGGCGAAGGGCACGGGGGCGAAGGGCACGGGGGCGAAGGGCACGGCGACGAAGGGCACGGGGGCGAAGGGCACGGCGACGAAGGGCACGGCGACGAAGGGCACGGGGGCGAAGGGCACGGCGGGGAGAAGTGCCGCGGCGCGGGGTACGGCACGGCCTGCGTCGAAGGGCGTCACGGATGCGTTCCGGGGACGCTTCGGGGTCCGCCCGAACGGGGTGCGCCTCGCGGTCGCCCGCACGGCCGCCGCGCTCGGCCAGTGGCTGCGCCGCCCGCTCACCTCGCTGCACCTCGTGCTCGGGGTGTTCGGCCTGCTCACGCTGTTCGGGCTGGTCATGGTGCTGTCGGCGTCGTCGGTGGAGGCGCTCACGGCGGACGGCTCGTCGTACTCGGTGTTCACCCGGCAGCTGATGTTCTGCGTGCCCGGCCTGCTGATGTTCTGGCTCGGGCTGCGCATCTCGCCGCGCCGGTTGCGCTCGCTCGCCCCCGCCGCGCTCGTCGTCGGTGCGCTTGCGCTGGTGGCGGTGCTGTTCGTCGGTGAGACCCGCAACGGGTCGCGGGCCTGGTTCGCGATCGGGACGTTCTCCGTGCAGCCGTCGGAGGCGGTGAAGGTGGCGCTCACCCTGTGGGGCGCCCACGTGCTCGTCGCCCGCCGGGCCGTCATGCACCGGTGGAAGTACGCGCTCTCGCCGGTCGTGCCGGTCACCGTCGTGCTGCTGACGCTGCTGGTGCTGCAGCCCGACCTGGGCATGACGATCTCGCTGGGCATCGTGCTCGTCGCGCTGCTCTACTTCGGGGGTGCCCCGATGCGGCTGATCCTCGCCCTGAGCAGCGGCGCCGTGGGCGGCGCCATCGTGCTCGCGCTCACGGCCGAGTACCGGATGAGCCGCATCACCGCGTTCCTCTCCCCGGAGAGCGCGGACCTGCAGCAGGCCGGCTTCCAGGCCCGGCAGGCGCTCTACTCCCTCGCCGACGGCGGGCTCTTCGGGCAGGGCCTCGGGCAGGGCCGGGCCAAGTGGAGCTACCTGCCCAACGCCCACAACGACTTCATCTTCGCGATCGTGGCAGAGGAGCTGGGCTTCATCGGGGCGTTCGCGGTGCTGGCCCTGTTCGCCACGCTCGCCTACACCGGCTTCCGGATCGCCGCGCGCAGCGTCGACCCGTGGCTGCGGCTCGTCGTGGCGACGTCCACGACGTGGCTCGTCACCCAGGCCGCCATCAACATCGGGTACGTCGTGGGGCTGCTGCCGGTCACGGGCCTGCAGCTCCCGCTGATCTCCTCGGGAGGCACCTCCCTCGTGGTCACCATGTTCGTCTTCGGGGTGCTCGCCAACGCGGCGCGGCACGAACCCGAGGCCATCGCGGCGCTCAAGCAGCACGGCGATGGCCACATCGCCCGGCTGCTGCAGCTGCCGCCGCCCCAGCCGTACCGGGCGCCGGTCCAGCGGGGGCGGGTGCGATGA
- the murD gene encoding UDP-N-acetylmuramoyl-L-alanine--D-glutamate ligase: MRLDDLSGARVLVAGAGVSGLAAAAALVEVGARVTVTDARPAALADLPPGAEAGDDPDGVPPGTALVVTSPGRRPDHPLVAAAAAAGVPLVGEPELAWWLGQARDRPPGWLAVTGTNGKTTTTGMLAAILRAAGRDAVACGNIGYPVVEALRAGHEVLAVELSSFQLHWSPSIRPFAGCVLNVAHDHLDWHGSFAAYAAAKARALRAEVAVAGVDDPAAAALLAVAPAPRRVGVTLGEPGPGQLGLVDGMLVDRAFCDDPAGGPLVEAASVHPAGAPGVADALAAAALARAAGVGPDAVRAGLDDFRPGPHRGGVIATVDGVRYVDDSKATNPHAAAASLAAQAPTPVVWIVGGLLKGASVDDLVARHARGLRAAVVIGSDRAEILAALARHAPDLPVAEVVPGDDSPMSTDVMTTAVRRAAALARPGDVVLLAPAAASMDQFADYAERGLRFADAAAGLDHAGSGTP, encoded by the coding sequence ATGAGGCTCGACGACCTGTCCGGTGCCCGGGTGCTCGTGGCCGGGGCCGGGGTGTCGGGACTCGCGGCCGCGGCAGCGCTCGTCGAGGTGGGCGCGCGGGTCACCGTCACCGACGCCCGGCCCGCCGCGCTGGCCGACCTCCCGCCCGGCGCGGAGGCCGGCGACGACCCGGACGGCGTTCCCCCGGGCACCGCGCTCGTCGTCACGTCCCCGGGGCGCCGCCCGGACCACCCGCTCGTCGCCGCGGCCGCCGCGGCGGGCGTGCCGCTGGTGGGGGAGCCGGAGCTGGCGTGGTGGCTGGGGCAGGCCCGGGACCGCCCTCCCGGGTGGCTCGCGGTCACCGGCACCAACGGCAAGACCACCACCACCGGCATGCTGGCCGCGATCCTGCGCGCCGCCGGCCGGGATGCCGTGGCCTGCGGCAACATCGGCTATCCGGTGGTCGAGGCGCTGCGCGCGGGTCACGAGGTGCTCGCCGTGGAGCTCTCGAGCTTCCAGCTGCACTGGTCGCCGTCGATCCGCCCGTTCGCCGGGTGTGTGCTCAACGTGGCCCACGACCACCTCGACTGGCACGGCTCGTTCGCCGCATACGCCGCCGCGAAGGCGCGGGCGCTGCGGGCGGAGGTCGCCGTCGCAGGCGTGGACGACCCCGCGGCGGCCGCACTGCTCGCCGTGGCGCCCGCGCCCCGCCGGGTCGGCGTCACGCTCGGCGAGCCGGGGCCCGGCCAGCTCGGGCTCGTCGACGGGATGCTCGTGGACCGCGCCTTCTGCGACGACCCGGCCGGCGGCCCGCTCGTGGAGGCGGCTTCCGTGCACCCGGCGGGCGCACCCGGTGTCGCCGACGCGCTCGCCGCCGCCGCGCTCGCCCGCGCCGCCGGCGTCGGACCGGACGCCGTCCGCGCCGGTCTGGACGACTTCCGCCCGGGCCCGCACCGCGGCGGCGTGATCGCCACCGTCGACGGCGTCCGCTACGTCGACGACTCCAAGGCCACCAATCCGCACGCCGCCGCCGCGTCCCTCGCCGCGCAGGCACCCACCCCGGTCGTCTGGATCGTCGGCGGCCTGCTCAAGGGGGCGTCCGTGGACGACCTCGTCGCGCGGCACGCCCGCGGGCTGCGCGCCGCCGTCGTGATCGGCAGCGACCGCGCCGAGATACTGGCCGCCCTCGCGCGACACGCGCCCGACCTCCCCGTCGCCGAGGTCGTGCCGGGCGACGATTCCCCGATGTCGACCGACGTCATGACGACCGCCGTTCGGCGTGCCGCCGCCCTCGCCCGGCCGGGCGACGTCGTCCTGCTCGCCCCGGCCGCGGCCTCGATGGACCAGTTCGCCGACTACGCGGAACGCGGCCTGCGGTTCGCGGATGCGGCGGCGGGGCTGGACCACGCAGGGTCGGGCACGCCGTGA